One Bosea sp. 124 genomic window, CACGCCGCAGATCGACTTGATCCTGAGTGCGGATGGGGCGCCCGTAGCGAAGGCGGATCGCGCCGATGCAGTCGAGCCGATTGGTGCGCAGGCGGTGACCCAGCGTGGAGACCTTTGGCTGCTCGGTGACCACAGGATCTTATGCGGCGATGCGCGTGATCGTGCCGGCTATGAGAAGCTGATGGGTGGTGAGCTCGCCCAGATGAGCTTTACGGATCCCCCCTACAACGTCCGGATCGATGGCCATGTAGGCGGTCTCGGCAAGATCAAGCACCGCCCGTTCCCGATGGCCTCGGGCGAGATGAGCAAGCCCGAGTTTACGGCGTTCCTCACGATCGTATTCGGGGAGATCGCAGCATCGTCCCAGGATGGGGCATTGATCTACAGCTGTATCGATGGCCCCCATCTCCATGAGATGCTCAATGCCGGATATGCGGTCTTCGATGAGCTGAAAGCGGTGATCACCTGGGCCAAGACCAATGCCGGGATGGGTTCGCTGTATCGCTCGCAGACTGAGCTGATCCCCCTCTGGAAGAAGGGCAAGTCGCCGCACATCAACAATATCGAGCTTGGCCGTCACGGCCGCTACCGCACGACGCTGTGGAGCTACACCGGTGCCAATAGCTTCAGCCGCGGACGGATGGAGGATCTGGCAACGCACCCCACCGTCAAGCCCTGCGCGATGGTGATGGATGCAATCAAGGATGCCTCGAAACTCAACGGCATCGTGCTGGATCCGTTCGGCGGGTCGGGCACGACCTTGATTGCAGCCGCCAAGACCAAGCGGCGCGGCTATTTGATGGAGCTCGATCCGCTTTATGTCGATGTCGCCATCGCGCGCTGGGAGAAGCTGTTCAAGCGCGAGGCACGCCACGCTGAGACAGGGCTGAGCTTTGCGGATATGGCAACGCAGCGCGTGCGTCTGTTCGCCGGCAACGAGGTGATGGCGGTGGGAGGCGACGATGTCGCGTGACACCGATCAGCCCGCTGTCGGGTACAAGAACCCGCCCCAACACAGCCGCTTTCAGAAGGGCAAAAGCGGCAATCCCTCCGGACGCCGCAAGGCCAAGCCCCAGCTCAACATGTTCGACGAGCTCTACAAGCTAATGTCGGAGCCAATCCCAATCATGAAAAAGGGCAAGCAGCAGTCGGTCTCGTTGCTGGAAGCGCTCCTGCGCAAAACGGCTGAAGCGGCACTCAAAGGTGATTCTGCGGCGCGAAAAGACCTGATCAAACTGATGGAATTGGCTCCGAGGGTCTCTGAGGTGGACGCTGGCGAGATGACGAAGGAGCAAGAGGACCAGTTGGTGGCGCTCTTCCTCGCGCGTCAGCGACGTTCCGATGGGGGCTGCGATGCCTGACCAGATGCTGCTCAATGCGATTCTACGTCGTGACCTGTCGAGCTTCATTGCCCGCAGCTTCATGACACTGGATCCCGGCACGCCCTATCTGCCGAACTGGCATATCGATGCGATTGCCCATCAGCTGACGCGGGTTTGGCGGGGTGAATGCAAGCGGCTCATCATCAATGTGCCGCCGCGCTCGGCCAAGTCGATCTGCGTCACCATCGCCTATACCGCCTGGGTGATAGGCCATGATCCGCGCAAGCGGATCATGGCGATCAGCTATGCCAACGAACTCTCGCTAAAGCACGCTGCCGATTTCCGCAGCGTGGTAACGAGCGGGTGGTACCGCAGGCTGTTTCCGGGGTTCGCAATCACGACCAATCGCAAGAACGAGATCGAGACCAGCGAGCGGGGTTCACGCTTCGCCGGTTCGGTCGGGGGCTCCGTGCTCGGGCGTGGCGCCGATCTGATCGTTATCGATGATCCCATCAACGGTCTCGATGCAGTGCTCTCGGCCGCCGAACGGCGTCGTGTAACGGAGTTCTACGATGCGACGCTGTATTCGCGCCTGAACGATCGGATCAACGGCGCCATCATCATCGTGATGCAGCGCCTCCACCAGGATGATCTCGTCGGTCACGTCCTGGAAAAAGAGGCGTGGGAGGTGCTGTCGATTCCCGCCATCGCAATGGAGGACGCGACCTATCGGATCGGGTACGGCCAGGACGCGCTGCATCATCGCAAGGCAGGCGAAGTGCTCCATCCGACCCGCGAGCCGATCGCGTGGCTGGACGTTGCCAAGCGCAATCTCGGCACGCTGAATTTCTCCGCGCAATATCAGCAAAATCCGCTGCCGGATGAAGGCAATGCGATCAAGCGCGACTGGCTCCGGTCCTATGAGCATCAGCCTGATCGGTTCGATCTGGTGGTCGCTTCGTGGGACACCGCCTCGACTTTGTCGGAGACCTCGGACTGGTCGGTTGGCACGGTCTGGGGGGCGCGGGGTCAGCAGTATTACCTGCTCAACGTCGTGCGCGGTCGTTGGGAGAGCCCGGAACTGCGGCGCAAGATGATGTCGATTGCCGAGGATTACGAGGTCGATGCGACACTGATCGAGGATACGGAGCTTGGCCGGGCACTGTCTCAGGATCTGCGCCGAACGGGGAAGCTCTATCCGCTCTTGCAGACCGCGCGGTTCGACAAGACGGCACGGCTCCAGGCGCAGGCGGCGCGGTTTGAAGCGGGACAGGTGTTTGTGCCGCAGCAGGCGCATTGGCTGGCTGACTATCTCGTCGAACTGTTGGCCTTCCCGACAGCGCGTCATGACGATCAGGTCGATTCGACGAGCCAGGCGTTGAAATACCTCACGGCGCGTACGCCGGTGCTTTCCGTCAGACCGCAGAGAGTCGTCCGACCGCAGTCACGATTCCAGCGGGCTTAGGCTGTGGAGACGGCGCTGCAAGACGCAGTGACGGGGAGCATGTGGTGGCTTGGGCACGACCCAGGCCATTACTGCCTGACGGCGACGATAGTCATAGCGTAGCGGCGCCAAGCCATGCAGCCGACCATGATCTGCCGGAGTGCGTTTTGCGTTGGAGGAGACGCGGCGGCAATTGTCGCTGCGCAACGGTCATTTCCGCTTGGCCAAGAGGGCATTCTCGACGCGTTCTTCATACCTAACGGGTCGAGGGCGAAACCCCGGGGGGATCGCCTTCCTCGACTGGGCGCAGGAGTTTCCGACCCGGCGAGTGAGAGATTAGCGCGCGGGCGGCGCTTGCGGGATGAGCTCGTCGTCTATGGGCCGGGCGTCGCCCGCGCTGGTCCAGACGAAAAGGACATGTGTCGCTGCCCGCGCAACCGAGATCAGCCCGACAGTGTAGAGCAGTTCCATCGATAACGCGCCGAACCACCAGATAGCCGCGACCACCAGCAGCAGGGCTATGGCATGGGCTGCCAGTTGCCACGCGGTGTAGTAGGAAAGCGCGGCGAGGTCGTGAAGCGGATTAAACAACGCAATGCCGCCATAGAAAAGCGCCATCACGGCAACGACATCACCCACGCCCTGCCATTTGCTGCCATTGAACACACCGCCGAACAGATGCGCGCCAACCGCGATCGGCACGAACAGCCCGATGGCGCCCGCGACGAGCCCAAGCGTCGCCCAGCGTACCCAGAATTGTCGCCGTGGCCCCTCGCGTGTCCGAAGCTGGTTAAGCAGCAGCGGGCCCGCCATTGTTCCGAACATCTGCGTGGGCAGGTCAAGAAGACGCATCGCAAGGGCAACATGAGCCGCCAGCAGCGGATTGGTGGCGTATGGAAGAGCCAGAAGCGGCGCGGCGGTGAAGCCGAAGGAGAGCAGCGCCGAGGGCAACAAGACGAGAGGGGCATCGCGCCAGCGCCTCGCTGCCCAGGCGAGGCCGCCCAGAGACCACACGCCCGGGCCGGCCAACGCGATCAGACTGTGACGGCGTCCCTTCAGGACGTAGGCCGCGGCGGCTGCGTGGCCCAGTGCATCGGCCAGGAACAGAGCAAGCGCCTTGGGACCAAACAGCGCGATCAGCAGGAGCATGAGGATGGGCTGGACCAGCGCCTGCACGACATTGCTGTTGCCGATGGCCCGGAAATCGCCCTCGGCCGTTGCCTCGGCCCAGAGCAGGCGCAACACGGCGCGGGCCGATAGTGAGACGAAGAAGATCAGGGCGACGGCAGGGGCCACGCGCCCGATCTGCACGAGGATCACGAGAGCGGTGGCGACGAGGCTGAGGAAAACGGCGGCGCTAGTCATGGCGAGCCGGAAAGCGAGGCCAAGCTGGCCGCGATCGCTGTTGCGGAAAAAAACGGCCTCGAGTCGCATTAGCGCCGGGATGGAGAGAAAGGTCGCGGCTGCCAGGAAGACGGCGAAGGCTGCGAAGATATGGGGCGGGCAGAAGGTGGCGGCGACAAGCAGTCCCCAGACCGAAATCAGCCGGGCCTGGACGAAGCGCAGGCCCAGCATCGCGGCCGAGCCGAAGCCCTGGCGCAGTGCCGGGACGCGCCTTGCGACGAAGCGCCGGCCCTGCGCGAAGGCGAGGGCCGGGCGGCTGGGCGGAAAGCTCGCCCGCTCCAGGGTAACGTGGGCGACCATGTCGATATCCATGCCTGGACCATTGTGCAGGCTGTCGCCCTGCGAGTCGCCAGGGCTGCCGGACGACGAGGTCTCGACAGTCGGGCTCACGATGGCCTGGCCTTCGAGATGTGAGGCTGCGCCGGCATGGTTAATGGACGGTAAAGATGCGGCATGACGAACCGGTAATGGGGCTGCGCCCGGAAGGCGCGAGGAAAGACCCCACAAATCGGGCCGCGCGATGGCCGTCAGACAAATTTCGTCTTGAGGGCCTCGAAACGCTCTAACTGATCTGGCAACAGCGCGCGACTGGCATCTCGTCGCACGAAGACCTTGAACATGACGTCGCCAGCCCCGTTGGAGAACTGCACCGATCCACGCGGGATTCCTGTCAAACTCTGAACGCCAAGACCACGGTCTGAGCACTCCTTTGTGCATGGGATTGGTTGCAGGTTCGCCTATGGACACTGTGAGGCGGCAAGGACCGCAGCATCCTTGGAGCGCAGGGATATGAGATTTGCCCTTTGTTGCCGCGAGGCCCGTTCGATCTGGCCTGTGGCATCGCTTTGCAAAGCGCTAAATGTCTCGCGCTTAGAATTCCATGGTTGGCGTGCTCGCAAGCCAGCGTTCACAGGACGGGTGGCGCCAACGTCCGTGTGAACTCCAAGCCCAGCGACCAGCCCTATAGCGTTCGTCACGTCTAGCGCGATGTGCTGGCCGGTGGCTTCTCCTGCGGCATGCACAAGATTGAGCATCTGATGCGTGCGCAAGCTTTAGGGTTGGTCGCGGGCGACGTGACCTGCCCAAGGCGGCCGTGACAACCTGTTCTCGTGCTGTGTCGTCGGTTGGTCGATGAAGGCCGAGTCACGGCTAAGCTTAGCACCGACGCGCATGTCATGGCGATTTGGCGGCATCGAAAGCCCGACGCGCTGCACCATTACTTGGATTGAAGCAGCCAATACACCAGCCAGCACTTCCAAGGATCTGCTGACTGAGAACTGCGTTACTGGCTATATGAGCCGTTCGAGCAATGTCTTGAACAACGCTCCCATGCAGAGCTTCTTTACATTGCTTAAAGCCGAGCGCGTGAGGGGCAGGGTCCGCTGGACGCGCGACGCCCCCATGGCCGACATGTTCGACTACATTGAGCAGTTCTACAACACGATCCGCAGTCACTCGATGCTTGGCTACATCAGCCTGGTCGTGTTCGCCAAGAAGGCCGAATCCGCTCAATTGGCGGCCACAGATCCGGGAGCACGCCACTAGGAGCGACGATCGACGCGGTTGCGTCGTTTTTGCGCGCTGCCGCCGCAGACGATGAAATCGCAACGAAGCAGGATGGACCACGCAATAGAACTTGGTTAGAGCCATAGCCGGGCACTGTCGTGAAGGTTTGGTAGCGGGCACCACGAGCAATTCTATGTCGGCACGACAGTGCGTGCCGCAAGGGGATCTTTGTGATATATCGTCAATATGGAACGCCGTCGTCTCGCTTGCGCGGCCTTGACGCACTGCGGGGATTGGCCGCAATCGGAGTTGTTATCCATCACCTTGAGCAATCGCGTTTATTTTTCGGTCTATCGACGAACTGGAGCAATGTTGGTATTTTTCGCTTGGGAGGTTTGGGGGTCTCGTTTTTCTTTGTCCTCAGCGGATTTCTGATAACTAATCTTTTATTGCTAGAGATGAAACGTAACGGCCGGGTCGATATTCGCCATTTTTATACGCGTCGAATACTACGAATTTGGCCACTATATTTCTTTATCACGCTCATAAGCTTCTTTATTCTGCCCTATATGACAATCCTTGCGATCCCAGGACAATCGCAGGAGATCGCCTTTTTTTGGCAAAAACTCAGTCTGTTTTTGGGTCTTTCGGCCCACCTCGCCACGACGTTCTACGACCCCGTGCCTTACGGCGCAGTTCTATGGTCGGTTGGCGTTGAGGAGTGGTTTTATCTACTCTGGCCGCTCGTATTCCTCGGGCACCCTCGTTTGAAATACATGTCCGTCATTACTATAATACCGCTTTTCGTTATACTCCGGGGCACGATGAATTGGGATTATTCTTTTTACTTTCTGTCGCAGCTTCGGTTTGACAACATCGCGGTCGGCGCCTTTGCTGCCATGGCATTTCAGGCCGATCACATTCCATGGATTCGTCGAACGCTTGATTTTTCATCATCTGAATCCACATGGACACTATTCTTAGTTTTGTTGACTTTCTTTCTTACTGCTGGCATTGGCTTCAAATCTCTCGACCAGCCCATCTATTCGACACTGTTTGCGGTTATTATTCTTGGTGCAGCCAGAAGCGGGCGGGGCGGCTGGGTGCTTAACAATAGTATATTATCTTTCGCTGGAAAGGTATCTTTTGGCGCCTACTGTTATAATTGGATAACCTTGGTCTTGACGTTGAAGCTACTGATGGCATTCAACGTCCAGAGCGCCCGAACGTCGCACATTTTACATTACGTGGTAGGCTTTGGGCTGACGTTCGGCGTTGCCTGGCTGTCTTATCGCTGGCTTGAAAAGCCGTTCCTGTCGCTCAAGGATCGGGACTTTGCACCTCGAAACGGCGATCACTTTACTTCCGAGGCGTCCTCATCGCCGCGCTGATCAATAAGAGGCTCGAAGTTCGACAAGACGGCACGGCTCCAGGCGCAGGCGGCGCGGTTTGAAGCGGGACAGGTGTTTGTGCCGCAGCAGGCGCATTGGCTGGCTGACTATCTCGTCGAACTGTTGGCCTTCCCGACAGCGCGTCGTAACGATCAGGTCGATCCGACCAGCCAGGCGCTCAAATACCTCACGGCGCGTACGCCGGTGCTCCCCGCTAGGCAGCAGAAGATCGCCCGACGCTGCAAGAGGCAGTGCTGGGGAGCATGTTGTGGCTTGGGCACGCCCCAAGCTAATTTTACTGCGTGACGGCGACGGTGGTCATAGCGTAACCGCGCCGGTCATGCAGCCGACCATGATCTGCCGGAGTGCGTTGTTGCGTTGTTCTTCCAGCATGCCGGCTTCCATCGCATCAGACAGGCTGCGGCCCATATAGATCGGTGCCGCCATTGCCTGTGCCTTGGCCGCCTCGCCCTTGCAGATGGCGTCGTCCTGCTGGAACTGCGCCGCGGCGGGGGTATCGAAGCGCCCGTCGAAGCGGTTGAAGTTCATTACCGAGCGGGTGGTGCAGCCGGAAATGACAAGCGTCAGCAGCATGGCACCGAGAATGCCCCAGGTTCGGGAGACGGATAGAGCAGACAGGTAGGCGGTCGCCATCGTGCAGGGCTCCTGTTGGTCGGATCACGGATCGTCGCGGCGCCAGGCGGCGGGCTTGGTGAGAGGCCGAGAGGCGGATCGCTGCGGTTCAGGTGCTGCAAACCCTGTCGCCCTGAACCCCGGCTTTGAGCGAATGCCAAAATGCTTGGCTTCGCGCCTCTTGGCGTCGGCGATGTCGCTCAGGTCGCTGGCGGTCTTGCCGCCTGGCCGGCGATGACAACAATCGCGCCCGAGGACACGGCCATCCGCGATGTCGAGGCCTGCGCTCTTGTCCAGGATAAGGGCCTCGGGGACGATGTGGTCGAACTCGATCACCTTTCCCGTGACATTGAGCCCGCAGCCCTCGCAGTGGATCTGGCCTGCACGCGCCATAGCGCGCTTGATCATGGCGACCTTCTGGGCGCGGGAGAACTCGCGGCGTCGCGGCGAGGGGTTCCGTCCCGGAATCCCTCCTGGCTCACCGCTGGATCCAGAGCCGCCGGGCATCACGCCGGCTTTGCCAGGCCATAGGACCTGACCCGATCGACAGTGAGGTCGAGTTCCGTGTTGAACGCATCGACCGCATCAGCCAGATCGCGGATATAGGCTTCATCACGGCCGGCCCGGGTGATGAAGATCGGCAGGCCAGGCCAATAAACAGCGATGTCGATCCATTCACGCTGCGCGATCCAGAGCTGCCCTTGACATTGCGCCTTGTGCTCGAGCGGGAACTCACCTCGCAGGATGGTCTCGACCATCAGATGCGGCAACTTGGTCTTGATCTCGAGCAGGCCGTCATGCCCGATCAGAGCATCGGGTGAGGCTCCCGCCCGGCCGCGGCGAAGGAAGCCGATGCGCTCGCAGCTTGCGCCTGCGACGTAGCCGTAGACGCTGCAGGCCTCGTCCTCCATCAGCTTGCCGCGTTCCATGTGGAAAGTGCTGATCGTCTCCGCCGGTTCGCCCGTCAGGCGCTCGCCGACAAGCTTGTAGAGATAGCTCAGACGGGTCCTGCTCTCAGCGCCGCCACGCCCCTTGGTCAGAATCGCGGCAAACTCCGATGCTGTCGGAATGCCGAGTCGGCTTTTGGCCCATTCCGGCGAGCCTTGCTCGCATGTGATGATCTCGAGCACGTCGCTCATCAGTTCGTCCTCCTGGAGTTGAGCATGGTGAGTGCCTGGCGGAACCGCGCGGTCGGCAGGTCGGTGATGCCCTTGATCTGAAAGAACTGCAGCAGCGCGTCCTTGTCGGCGCCAACCTCGTCAATCAGGTCGATGAGCTCGCGAGCCTGCTGGCGGGAGATCGCGGCTGATGCGCCAGCGGCTTGACCATCATCGTCATCGGAGGCGGCAAGCCCGAGCGCTGCCTTCAGCGTCATCCGCTGCAGATAGGTCAAGGTCGAGCCGATCGCCTGGATGCTGTTCTTCTCACAGCTCTCGTCGGGGCTGGCCGAGAGGCAGTTCTCTTCGCTATAGCCGTCACGATGCGAGATCACGCAGACGACCGTGACGAGTGCGCCTGTGCTCTGTGAACGGAACCGATAGGACAGCCCGTTCCTGGCCAGGATCGGCGTGATGGTTCGCGCGATCTCGGCCAAATCCTCATGGCGATAGGGCTGCCGGCCCAACAAGGCCTGGCGGTTCTTGGTGATCACCGGGATCTTGGCCTTGGCAGTAGAGAGCGCCTTCTCGAAGGCTTTGCGCGCCTCATGAGCTTGCGAGCGCTCGTGGAATCCAATCAGGCGCTCCAGCATCTCGCCATCGGCACCTCTCGCTAGGGCGGCGCTCAACAAACTCAGCGAGGGCGGCGGGATCGGCGAAGGCGCCTCACTCGCTCGATTGTTGCGGGCTAATCTCGTCATCGGTCCCTCCATGTGATGGCCAAAGGGTTGCAGGCGTGCGTCATCGCTCTCGCTTTGGGCGGGCCCAAGCAGAGTGAAAGAGGTCAGCGGGATAGGAATTGACTGAGCGGCCGGCTGCTACCGCTTAGCCAGGTTGGCTGGCGCGTTGGTATTGATTAAATGCAGCGAGCAATCAGCTTGTCGCCTAAGTTCTGCAAGGATCCTTGATTGTCCAAATCAGGTCTCTGGCAGGCCATCCCCAAACGAATACCGCGCCATATTGTCTCAAATTGCTTCACAACAGGCGTTATCATCGAAGTTAATTGAAATAAACAATCACAATTCATACAATTAGGCCTCCATCGCTTCCGCGGATGCACGAGTAACTCGGTTGTGATCTGAATACAAGCGGCGATATCGACTGCTATTTTGTCTTCACTCGATCTCCCGATTCGAGATTTTCAACTTCAGAGGCATGGTGAAGATGTGATACGTTGTTCTCGCCGGTATCGTGTTGACGGATGGAATATAAAATGTTGTTGACATCGAATTGGTCAATCCAGCCGCCGGGTAAGGGATGGCCAAGATAATACTTCGATACCTGCTCCAACACATTTGTCGCCTTGACCTGCGCGCCTACCCGGCCGACGCGTTGCTCTGAGAGCCAGGCTTTGACCAAATCGGTTTGCGGCCACAACCACCTGGTGCAACGCGATGACCTCGCATCGCTCCACGCCTCGTCGATGAGGAAGCAGGCTTGGGGCAGCCTCAATGTGTCGGTTGGAATTCGAGGAGGTGTCACAATCTCGGCTATCTGAACGCCCATTGCGCCTCGCAGGACGGCGTCAGCGAGGTGAGTGGCGTTCATAGCTGCCGGGACCAAGTTCCCCGTCTATGCGTTGCGCGAAGCTTCAGACTGTTATCTCCGTGCCGCAAATCGACCGTTCCAACAACGGGTTGCTGCAGCTCTTGAGCTCGGCGTTCTCGTTTTCGAGATTTTTGTCGACACCTAAAACGGGGCCGCAACTCATTACCAACCAACGACCCTTGACGATCAACAGGGGCGGCCTATAGACGACAGCACCGTCGCGGAGCCATTAGAAAAAATGCATTCCAGTGCTTTCTTTGCGAGAGCGGCCGACATCTGCTCCCAGATCGACGTCACAAAGGTCGAGAAGCTCGCCGACGAGCTTGTCGCTTTGCGCGAGCGGGGTGGACGCCTATTCATCCTCGGCGTCGGCGGCAGCGCGGGCAATGCCAGCCATGCGGTCAATGACTTTCGAAAGCTTTGCGGCATCGAGACCTATTCGCCGATTGATAACGTATCGGAATTGACCGCTCGCACGAATGACGAAGGCTGGGAAACGGTTTTCGCGGGCTGGCTCGAGGTCAGCCGCCTCAATAGCGACGATGCGCTGCTGATCTATTCCGTGGGTGGCGGCGACGTAGAGCGCAACGTCAGCGTGAACATGATTCGCGCGATCGACCTCGCCAAGGAGCGCGGCGCGAAAGTCTTCGGCATCGTCGGTCGCGACAGCGGTTATACGGCAAAGACAGGCGACGTCGTGGTTGTCGTTCCTCAGGTTGCCCCGGACTGGGTGACCCCGCTCTCGGAGGCCTTCCAGGCGGTCGTCTGGCACAGCCTCGTCTCGAACCCGAAGCTGCAGAAGCGCGCCACGAAGTGGTGAGGTCCGCGGGCAACCGCGGTCGATGAAGGTCAGGGCATGACGGGAGTTCCTGCCGTTTTTCTTGACCGGGATGGCGTCATTGTCGTCCCGGAATTCCGGGACGGCCGTAGCTATGCTCCCGTGAATATCGAGGGTTTCGCGCTTTACCCACAAATCGCGCCCTCGTTGCAAGCGCTCAAAGCGGAAGGTTTCCGCATCGTCGTCGTCACCAACCAGCCCGATGTCGGCAAGGGGCTTATTTCCCCCACAGTTTTGGCAGAGATGCACCGCCTCATGTGTGAGGCACTGCCAATCGACGAGGTGAAGGTCTGCACCCACACGCGCGACGACGCCTGCGACTGCCGCAAGCCGCGAGCCGGGATGCTTTTCGCTGCAGCCCACGAAAACGGCCTCTCGCTTCTCGACAGCTATATGGTAGGAGACCGCGATAGCGATATCGAAGCGGGAAAGGAAGCCGGCTGCAGAACGGTCTTTATCGACCTGTCCTACACCTCCGAACCGAAGCCGCTCGATCCCGACTGGGTTGTCTCCTCCCTGCAGGAGGCCGCCAACGTCATTCTCGCCGACAAACAAAAAAGGAATGCAAGATGTCCGCCCTCGACTCCCTGAAGGTTAAGATCTTCGCCGACGGCGCAGAGCTCGATGGCATCGTTAAGATGTCACAGAATCCCCGGATCAAGGGCTTTACCACTAACCCGACGCTGATGCGCAAGGCGGGCGTCACCGATTACGAGGCCTTTGCCCGCAAGATCATCGCGACTGTTCCGAGCTATCCTGTCTCCTTCGAGGTCTTCGCGGATGACTTCGACGAAATGATCGCGCAGGGTCGCGCGATCGCGACGTGGGGGGCCAATGTCAACGTCAAGGTGCCGGTCACCGATACCAAGGGCAACTTCGCCGGCCGCGTGATCGAAACCCTCTCGAAGGAGGGTGTCGTCCTCAACGTCACGGCGATCATGACGGTCGAACAGGTCAAGGCGATCGCCAAGGTTCTGGACCCCGAGGTCGCCGCAATCATCTCGGTCTTCGCCGGCCGCATCGCCGATACCGGCGTGGATCCGATGCCGCTGATGCGCGAATGCGTCGCGGCCCTCAAGAGCTGTCCCAAGGCCGAGCTGCTCTGGGCGAGCCCGCGCGAGCTGCTTAACATTTTCCACGCCGACGAGGTGGGTTGCAAGATCATCACCGTCACCAACGACGTCCTCGCCAAGCTGGCGCTGGTCGGCAAGGACCTTGAGGAATATTCGCGCGAGACCGTGCAGATGTTCTACAAGGACGCCTCGGCGTCCGCCTTCACCATCGACTCGTCCAAGGCCGCGGCGTAAGCCGGCCCGCTTTCGGAGATACTGATGTCCACCCCCTTCAAGAACGTCCTCGTGACCGGCGGCGCCGGCTATGCGGGCAGCCTTCTTTGCCCGCAGCTGCTCGCCAGCGGGTATAATGTCACTTGCTTTGATATTGGCTTTTTCGGGTCGGACTTCCTTCCGCACGGCCACCCGAACTTCAAGCTGATCAAGGGTGACATTCGCGATCTCGCCACGCTGCGCGAAGCCTTCAAGGGCATCGAATGCGTCGTCAATCTCGCCTGCATCTCCAACGATGCCAGCTTCGAGCTTGACGAGAACCTGTCGACCTCGATCAATCTTGACGCTTTCGAGCCCATGGTGATCGCGGCGAAGGAAGCCGGCGTGAAGCGCTTCGTCTACGCGTCGTCCAGCTCGGTTTATGGCGTCTCCGAGTCCCCGAACGTCACCGAGGATCATCCCCTGCTGCCGCTGACCCTTTACAATAAATACAAGGG contains:
- a CDS encoding HAD family hydrolase; amino-acid sequence: MTGVPAVFLDRDGVIVVPEFRDGRSYAPVNIEGFALYPQIAPSLQALKAEGFRIVVVTNQPDVGKGLISPTVLAEMHRLMCEALPIDEVKVCTHTRDDACDCRKPRAGMLFAAAHENGLSLLDSYMVGDRDSDIEAGKEAGCRTVFIDLSYTSEPKPLDPDWVVSSLQEAANVILADKQKRNARCPPSTP
- a CDS encoding transaldolase — translated: MSALDSLKVKIFADGAELDGIVKMSQNPRIKGFTTNPTLMRKAGVTDYEAFARKIIATVPSYPVSFEVFADDFDEMIAQGRAIATWGANVNVKVPVTDTKGNFAGRVIETLSKEGVVLNVTAIMTVEQVKAIAKVLDPEVAAIISVFAGRIADTGVDPMPLMRECVAALKSCPKAELLWASPRELLNIFHADEVGCKIITVTNDVLAKLALVGKDLEEYSRETVQMFYKDASASAFTIDSSKAAA